One genomic region from Euleptes europaea isolate rEulEur1 chromosome 6, rEulEur1.hap1, whole genome shotgun sequence encodes:
- the LOC130478756 gene encoding olfactory receptor 1038-like isoform X2 has product MVNNISLMISEFILLGITDRPDLQIPLFGVFLLIYIITVIGNLGIIILIRTDTHLHTPMYFFLSHLAFVDLCYSSVIAPKMLANFLAARKTISYNACAAQLGCFLTFMTAEFFLLAVMAYDRYVAICNPLLYQTIMSHRVCVQLIAAPYIYSFGVALFHTIVTFRLSFCSANVINHFYCDDLPLLALSCSDTTTKQILIYVFAGFGFLCSLLIVLISYIFILSAILRISSAQGQHKAFSTCVSHLTTVTIFYGTLIFMYLQPRTNHSLQTDKIASVFYTLVIPMLNPLIYTLRNKEVKDALKRTAERILVVLG; this is encoded by the exons ATGGTAAATAATATTTCCTTAATGATTTCTG AGTTCATTCTCTTGGGGATCACTGACCGTCCAGACCTGCAGATCCCTCTCTTTGGTGTGTTCCTTCTGATCTATATTATCACTGTGATAGGAAATCTGGGGATAATTATCTTAATCAGGACTGATACTCATCTCCATactcccatgtacttcttcctcagCCACTTGGCTTTTGTTGACCTTTGTTATTCCTCTGTCATTGCCCCTAAAATGTTGGCAAACTTTTTAGCAGCAAGGAAAACAATATCATACAATGCATGTGCAGCACAGTTGGGCTGCTTCCTAACATTCATGACAGCAGAATTTTTTCTCCTGGCAGTGATGGCATATGACCGCTATGTGGCCATCTGTAACCCTCTGCTTTATCAAACCATCATGTCCCATAGGGTATGTGTCCAACTGATAGCTGCCCCTTATATATACAGCTTTGGTGTCGCTCTGTTCCACACAATAGTTACATTCCGTTTGTCCTTCTGCTCTGCTAATGTGATCAATCATTTCTACTGTGATGACCTCCCACTGTTAGCACTTTCGTGTTCTGACACCACCACCAAACAGATTCTCATCTATGTTTTTGCTGGGTTTGGCTTTTTATGCTCCCTTCTCATTGTACTCATCTCTTATATTTTTATTCTCTCTGCCATCCTAAGAATAAGTTCTGCTCAAGGCCAGCACAAAGCCTTCTCCACCTGTGTTTCTCACCTGACAACCGTTACCATCTTCTATGGAACTCTGATCTTTATGTATTTGCAGCCTAGAACTAACCACTCACTACAGACTGATAAAATTGCTTCTGTCTTCTACACACTGGTGATCCCCATGCTGAATCCTTTGATCTACACTCTGAGAAATAAGGAAGTTAAAGATGCTCTGAAGAGAACAGCAGAGAGAATTCTGGTTGTTCTAGGATGA
- the LOC130478756 gene encoding olfactory receptor 8U3-like isoform X3 translates to MKKLTEYATMFILLGITDRPDLQIPLFGVFLLIYIITVIGNLGIIILIRTDTHLHTPMYFFLSHLAFVDLCYSSVIAPKMLANFLAARKTISYNACAAQLGCFLTFMTAEFFLLAVMAYDRYVAICNPLLYQTIMSHRVCVQLIAAPYIYSFGVALFHTIVTFRLSFCSANVINHFYCDDLPLLALSCSDTTTKQILIYVFAGFGFLCSLLIVLISYIFILSAILRISSAQGQHKAFSTCVSHLTTVTIFYGTLIFMYLQPRTNHSLQTDKIASVFYTLVIPMLNPLIYTLRNKEVKDALKRTAERILVVLG, encoded by the exons ATGAAAAaactaacagaatatgcaactatg TTCATTCTCTTGGGGATCACTGACCGTCCAGACCTGCAGATCCCTCTCTTTGGTGTGTTCCTTCTGATCTATATTATCACTGTGATAGGAAATCTGGGGATAATTATCTTAATCAGGACTGATACTCATCTCCATactcccatgtacttcttcctcagCCACTTGGCTTTTGTTGACCTTTGTTATTCCTCTGTCATTGCCCCTAAAATGTTGGCAAACTTTTTAGCAGCAAGGAAAACAATATCATACAATGCATGTGCAGCACAGTTGGGCTGCTTCCTAACATTCATGACAGCAGAATTTTTTCTCCTGGCAGTGATGGCATATGACCGCTATGTGGCCATCTGTAACCCTCTGCTTTATCAAACCATCATGTCCCATAGGGTATGTGTCCAACTGATAGCTGCCCCTTATATATACAGCTTTGGTGTCGCTCTGTTCCACACAATAGTTACATTCCGTTTGTCCTTCTGCTCTGCTAATGTGATCAATCATTTCTACTGTGATGACCTCCCACTGTTAGCACTTTCGTGTTCTGACACCACCACCAAACAGATTCTCATCTATGTTTTTGCTGGGTTTGGCTTTTTATGCTCCCTTCTCATTGTACTCATCTCTTATATTTTTATTCTCTCTGCCATCCTAAGAATAAGTTCTGCTCAAGGCCAGCACAAAGCCTTCTCCACCTGTGTTTCTCACCTGACAACCGTTACCATCTTCTATGGAACTCTGATCTTTATGTATTTGCAGCCTAGAACTAACCACTCACTACAGACTGATAAAATTGCTTCTGTCTTCTACACACTGGTGATCCCCATGCTGAATCCTTTGATCTACACTCTGAGAAATAAGGAAGTTAAAGATGCTCTGAAGAGAACAGCAGAGAGAATTCTGGTTGTTCTAGGATGA
- the LOC130478756 gene encoding olfactory receptor 1038-like isoform X1 yields the protein MADVNHTKTTVKEFILLGITDRPDLQIPLFGVFLLIYIITVIGNLGIIILIRTDTHLHTPMYFFLSHLAFVDLCYSSVIAPKMLANFLAARKTISYNACAAQLGCFLTFMTAEFFLLAVMAYDRYVAICNPLLYQTIMSHRVCVQLIAAPYIYSFGVALFHTIVTFRLSFCSANVINHFYCDDLPLLALSCSDTTTKQILIYVFAGFGFLCSLLIVLISYIFILSAILRISSAQGQHKAFSTCVSHLTTVTIFYGTLIFMYLQPRTNHSLQTDKIASVFYTLVIPMLNPLIYTLRNKEVKDALKRTAERILVVLG from the coding sequence ATGGCAGATGTCAATCACACCAAGACCACTGTCAAAGAGTTCATTCTCTTGGGGATCACTGACCGTCCAGACCTGCAGATCCCTCTCTTTGGTGTGTTCCTTCTGATCTATATTATCACTGTGATAGGAAATCTGGGGATAATTATCTTAATCAGGACTGATACTCATCTCCATactcccatgtacttcttcctcagCCACTTGGCTTTTGTTGACCTTTGTTATTCCTCTGTCATTGCCCCTAAAATGTTGGCAAACTTTTTAGCAGCAAGGAAAACAATATCATACAATGCATGTGCAGCACAGTTGGGCTGCTTCCTAACATTCATGACAGCAGAATTTTTTCTCCTGGCAGTGATGGCATATGACCGCTATGTGGCCATCTGTAACCCTCTGCTTTATCAAACCATCATGTCCCATAGGGTATGTGTCCAACTGATAGCTGCCCCTTATATATACAGCTTTGGTGTCGCTCTGTTCCACACAATAGTTACATTCCGTTTGTCCTTCTGCTCTGCTAATGTGATCAATCATTTCTACTGTGATGACCTCCCACTGTTAGCACTTTCGTGTTCTGACACCACCACCAAACAGATTCTCATCTATGTTTTTGCTGGGTTTGGCTTTTTATGCTCCCTTCTCATTGTACTCATCTCTTATATTTTTATTCTCTCTGCCATCCTAAGAATAAGTTCTGCTCAAGGCCAGCACAAAGCCTTCTCCACCTGTGTTTCTCACCTGACAACCGTTACCATCTTCTATGGAACTCTGATCTTTATGTATTTGCAGCCTAGAACTAACCACTCACTACAGACTGATAAAATTGCTTCTGTCTTCTACACACTGGTGATCCCCATGCTGAATCCTTTGATCTACACTCTGAGAAATAAGGAAGTTAAAGATGCTCTGAAGAGAACAGCAGAGAGAATTCTGGTTGTTCTAGGATGA
- the LOC130478625 gene encoding olfactory receptor 1020-like, translating to METPLFNHTVITEFVFLEITNQPELRLPLFILFLLIYVVTLVGNLGLIVLIKVDSKLHTPMYFFLSSLAVVDVNYSSTITPRILADLLAEKKTIGFSGCATQMLMYIICGSTECILLVAMAYDRYVAICKPLHYAVLMSRKMCFRLICGSYVLSIFFAVLHTVFTFTLTFCGPNLINHYYCDIPPLLQLSCSDTHTNKIVMYTHVSINCIGSMIILISYVCILATVLKIRSTESRHKAFSTCTSHLIVVSLLYGTIFFIYFRPSTKYALEQDKVASLLYTVFIPMLNPLIYSLRNKHVKEAFIRLLKKTL from the coding sequence ATGGAAACACCTCTTTTCAATCACACTGTCATCACTGAGTTTGTTTTTCTAGAAATCACAAATCAACCTGAGTTAAGGCTGCCTTTGTTCATCTTGTTTCTGCTGATATATGTTGTTACCTTGGTGGGAAATCTGGGTTTGATCGTTTTAATCAAGGTTGACTCAAAGCTACACACTCCCATGTATTTCTTTCTCAGTAGTTTGGCTGTTGTAGATGTTAATTATTCCTCCACTATTACCCCCAGAATATTGGCGGATCTCTTAGCAGAGAAGAAAACCATTGGGTTTTCTGGTTGTGCAACACAAATGCTTATGTATATTATATGTGGTAGTACTGAATGCATCCTATTGGTTGCAATGGCATATGACCGATACGTGGCAATTTGTAAGCCTTTGCATTATGCTGTTCTAATGTCAAGGAAAATGTGTTTTAGGTTAATATGTGGTTCATATGTCCTGAGTATTTTCTTTGCAGTTTTGCATACTGTGTTCACCTTTACTTTGACCTTTTGTGGGCCAAACCTGATCAATCATTATTACTGTGatattcccccactcctacaactTTCTTGCTCTGATACCCACACCAATAAGATAGTGATGTATACACATGTTAGTATAAATTGTATAGGCAGTATGATTATCTTAATCTCCTATGTCTGTATCTTAGCCACCGTGTTGAAAATCCGTTCCACTGAGAGCAGACATAAGGCCTTTTCCACTTGTACTTCCCACCTGATTGTTGTTAGCTTATTGTATGGGACAATTTTCTTTATCTATTTTCGACCGAGTACCAAGTATGCATTGGAACAAGACAAAGTGGCCTCCTTGCTCTACACTGTGTTCATCCCCATGCTGAACCCCTTGATCTACAGCCTGAGGAATAAACATGTGAAGGAGGCTTTTATAAGACTTCTAAAGAAGACCCTGTAA